Within the Bradyrhizobium cosmicum genome, the region GCGCCGCAGCTCTTGGCCAAGAGCCCGATCGAATCGCCAAAGCTCATGGTCTCCGCCGCCGCAAGCGACGGCATCCCCAATGCCAGCAAGATCAGTGTGATGGAGCCCCGGACCATGGGCGCATCTGATACGGGGAAGTTCGCGATGGTCAAGAGGCGTTCGGACCAGAACTGTCGAGAGTTCGACCCGTGCGGCGAACGGTCCTCACTCCGTGCCCTCGGTGAGGGGCGGCCATTCGATCAGGGCCACGGTATGTTTCGCCAGGTCCTCGGCCACGGCAGGGTCGGCCTTGAGCTCGTCCAAGGTCCGCGGCGGCGGAAGCTGGCGGCCGTCCTCGACCAGTTCCTGTGCATAGAACGCGAGCGCCTCGGGCGCATTCTCCATGGCTTCATCGACGTCGTCGCCGCCGGAAATGCAGCCGGGCAGGTCCGGAAACCAGACGCCAACGGCCTCATCTGGACCGGCGTTCTCGATGATGGCGATGTAGTGAGCCACGCAGGCCTCACGCCGGCTGCACGAAGCTGTCCACGACCTTCTTCTCGCCGGCCTTGTCGAAGGCGATGGTGAGCTTGTTGCCGTCGACCTTGGTGACGCGGCCGTAGCCGAACTTCTGGTGGAAGACGCGGTCGGCGAGCGAGAATTCCGAGGTCGTGCCGGTGGATTTGGCCACCAGCTCGCCCTCGATCGTCATCGGCCCGCGGCGGCGCGAGGAGAAGCTGCCGAAATCGGGCCCGGGTGACGCGGAGGATGTGAACGACGACGTCTGTTCCTCGAAGCCGCCACTTCCGCCGCCGCCATTGCGGCCGCCACCCCGGTTGCGGTTGGCCTGTGCGCGCTGCCAGCCCGGGGTCGAATAGGTCGAGCCGAATGCCTCCATGTCGTCGAAGCGGGAGGCGCCGTAGCCGCCGGTGCCACCCCAGGCCGAGCCGCCCTTGGATTCCGTGATCTCGACATTGGCGGCCGGCAGTTCGTCGAGGAAGCGCGACGGGATCGTGGTCGACCAGGTGCCGTGGATGCGCCGGTTGGTCGCGAAATAGATCATGGCGCGGCGGCGGGCGCGGGTCAGGCCGACATGGCCGAGCCGACGCTCTTCTTCCAGGCCGGCGCGGCCCTGTTCGTCCAGCGTGCGCTGGCTCGGGAACAGGCCTTCCTCCCAGCCCGGCAGGAACACGTTGTCGAATTCGAGCCCCTTGGCCGAATGCAGCGTCATCAGCGACACCGCGTCTTCGTCGGCGCCGCTGTCGCGGTCCATCACCAGCGAGATGTGCTCCAAGAACCCCTGCAGGTTCTCGAACTCCTCCATCGAGCGCACCAGCTCCTTGAGGTTCTCCAGCCGGCCCGCGGCGTCCGCCGAACGGTCCTTCTGCCACATCTCGGTATAGCCGCTCTCGTCGAGCACGATCTGGGCGAGGTCCGTATGCGCGGTGACTTCGCGCTGGGCGCGCCAGCGGTCGAACTGGGCGACAACCTCGCGCAGACTTCCGCGCGCCTTCGGTTTCAATTCGTCGGTGTCGACCACGGCGCGCGCCGCTTCGAACAGCGGGATGCGCCGCTTGCGGGCATGGTCGTGCAGCATCTGCACGGTCGCATCGCCAAGGCCGCGCTTGGGCACGTTGACGATGCGCTCGAAGGCGAGATCGTCGGCGGGCGAATTGATGACGCGCAGATAAGCCAGCGCGTCGCGGATTTCGGCGCGCTCATAGAAGCGCGGGCCGCCGATGACGCGGTAGGGCAGGCCGAGCGTGACGAAGCGGTCTTCGAACTCGCGCATCTGGTAGGAGGCGCGCACGAGAATGGCGATCTCGTTCAGCTTCTCGCCCTTGCGCTGGATCTGCTCGATCTCCTCGCCGATGCCGCGGGCTTCCTCTTCGGAATCCCAGGAGCCCGTGACCGTGACCTTCTCGCCGTCCTGGTCCTCGGTGCGCAGCGTCTTGCCAAGCCGGCCTTCGTTGTGCGCGATCAGATGCGAGGCGGCGGCGAGGATATGGCCGGTCGAGCGGTAGTTGCGCTCGAGGCGGATCACCTTGGCGCCGGGGAAATCGTGCTCGAAGCGCAGGATGTTGTCGACCTCCGCGCCGCGCCAGCCATAGATCGACTGGTCGTCGTCGCCGACGCAGCAAATGTTCTTGATGTGGGGTGACTTCTCCTTCGCCTCGCTTGTGGGCAGCGGGGAAGTCTCCACAAGCGCGGCGCTCGGAGAGTCCCCCTCACCGGCATCGCCTTGCGATGCGACCTCTCCCCGCACGCGGGGAGATGTGAGAGAAGGGGCCTGCGACAGCAGCCGCAGCCACAGATATTGCGCGACGTTCGT harbors:
- a CDS encoding type II toxin-antitoxin system HicB family antitoxin; its protein translation is MAHYIAIIENAGPDEAVGVWFPDLPGCISGGDDVDEAMENAPEALAFYAQELVEDGRQLPPPRTLDELKADPAVAEDLAKHTVALIEWPPLTEGTE
- a CDS encoding ATP-dependent helicase, whose protein sequence is MIRMTEPSKITSESVPDHQPAAGGIAARARASVGPKYLAGLNPEQRDAVETLDGPVLVLAGAGTGKTRVLTTRIAHILSQGRARPAEILSVTFTNKAAREMKHRLGQMLGHAVEGMPWLGTFHSIGGRILRTHAELAQLKSNFTVLDTDDQVRLLKQLLQADNIDDKRWPARMLAGLIDGWKNRGLTPSQVPPGEAAVFANGKGGKLYASYQERLKILNAADFGDLLLEDIRIFREHPDILRQYQQRFKYILVDEYQDTNVAQYLWLRLLSQAPSLTSPRVRGEVASQGDAGEGDSPSAALVETSPLPTSEAKEKSPHIKNICCVGDDDQSIYGWRGAEVDNILRFEHDFPGAKVIRLERNYRSTGHILAAASHLIAHNEGRLGKTLRTEDQDGEKVTVTGSWDSEEEARGIGEEIEQIQRKGEKLNEIAILVRASYQMREFEDRFVTLGLPYRVIGGPRFYERAEIRDALAYLRVINSPADDLAFERIVNVPKRGLGDATVQMLHDHARKRRIPLFEAARAVVDTDELKPKARGSLREVVAQFDRWRAQREVTAHTDLAQIVLDESGYTEMWQKDRSADAAGRLENLKELVRSMEEFENLQGFLEHISLVMDRDSGADEDAVSLMTLHSAKGLEFDNVFLPGWEEGLFPSQRTLDEQGRAGLEEERRLGHVGLTRARRRAMIYFATNRRIHGTWSTTIPSRFLDELPAANVEITESKGGSAWGGTGGYGASRFDDMEAFGSTYSTPGWQRAQANRNRGGGRNGGGGSGGFEEQTSSFTSSASPGPDFGSFSSRRRGPMTIEGELVAKSTGTTSEFSLADRVFHQKFGYGRVTKVDGNKLTIAFDKAGEKKVVDSFVQPA